Proteins encoded in a region of the Ptychodera flava strain L36383 chromosome 4, AS_Pfla_20210202, whole genome shotgun sequence genome:
- the LOC139132102 gene encoding sulfotransferase 1B1-like, with product MATAADHFTVDGYAFLRLFDKKKLESRAADKFQFRPNDVVVASFPKSGTTWLIEILKAMYGDWGLLKVGHSESAIFLEEQTLYSSYLGKIRQHVVETINIDDLPSPRLIYTHLPATIFPCQALKDKGVKLIYICRNPKDVVVSQYYFWKAFIKGAYSTGSWEQTLQSFQESRLQLTPWVRHVGDWYQKGIKDNVLHVTYEEMKEDLPRVVDKIAEFLQRPVTKEDIERVVTTTAVDAMRNKLSNLAFVDEGMVSEGENPFVRKGTVGDWKNHFTVAQSERFDAIIGEKVKSVNRNIPYQ from the coding sequence ATGGCAACTGCAGCAGACCATTTTACGGTGGATGGGTACGCATTTCTCCGTCTTTTTGACAAGAAGAAATTGGAATCCCGAGCAGCTGATAAATTCCAATTCAGGCCGAACGATGTAGTGGTTGCTAGTTTTCCGAAATCAGGCACAACATGGCTGATAGAAATCCTGAAAGCCATGTATGGTGACTGGGGACTATTGAAGGTTGGCCACTCAGAAAGCGCAATATTCCTCGAAGAACAGACACTGTATTCGAGCTACCTCGGCAAAATACGTCAACATGTCGTTGAAACAATTAACATCGATGACCTGCCATCGCCTCGTCTCATTTATACACACCTCCCAGCTACCATATTCCCGTGCCAAGCATTGAAAGATAAGGGTGTTAAGCTGATCTATATTTGTAGAAATCCCAAAGATGTCGTGGTATCTCAGTATTATTTCTGGAAAGCATTTATCAAAGGTGCTTACTCTACAGGAAGCTGGGAACAAACGCTGCAAAGTTTTCAAGAGAGCCGACTGCAGttgacaccatgggtgcgacaTGTTGGTGACTGGTACCAAAAGGGCATCAAGGACAACGTCCTCCACGTCACATACGAGGAAATGAAAGAAGATCTGCCCCGAGTCGTTGACAAAATCGCAGAATTTCTCCAACGTCCTGTGACGAAAGAAGATATCGAGAGGGTTGTCACAACAACTGCCGTCGATGCGATGCGaaataaattgtcaaacttAGCATTCGTAGATGAGGGTATGGTATCTGAAGGCGAAAATCCGTTCGTGCGAAAAGGTACTGTTGGTGATTGGAAAAATCATTTTACAGTTGCCCAGAGTGAGCGTTTTGATGCAATAATTGGCGAAAAAGTCAAAAGTGTAAATCGAAATATCCCATATCAGTAG